A genomic window from Oceanococcus atlanticus includes:
- a CDS encoding type II toxin-antitoxin system Phd/YefM family antitoxin codes for MRTELVTTLKRKATDLLSELAKDKEPILITQHGLPSAYLVDVDSYEKLQAKMKLLEGIARGERAVDEGRTISNEQAKAKMARWLK; via the coding sequence ATGCGCACCGAACTCGTCACAACCCTCAAACGAAAGGCGACAGATCTGCTGTCAGAATTGGCCAAGGACAAAGAGCCAATCCTGATCACGCAGCATGGTTTGCCTTCCGCTTACCTTGTTGATGTAGATAGCTACGAAAAGCTTCAGGCCAAGATGAAGCTCCTCGAAGGCATTGCACGTGGCGAACGCGCCGTAGACGAGGGGCGTACTATTTCTAATGAACAAGCCAAGGCCAAGATGGCCCGATGGCTGAAGTAG